From the genome of Halomonas sp. 1513, one region includes:
- a CDS encoding phosphotyrosine protein phosphatase codes for MFSHVLVVCTGNICRSPVAAAMLRRQRPELQVESAGLGAMVGQGVESTALQLAQADGLDLKTHRARQLEGRMLTDADLILVMSDGQRRELGSRWPEMLGKTMRLGQWLDDGKGRDISDPYRKSRDVFVHVHQLLANATEGWASRL; via the coding sequence ATGTTTAGCCACGTACTGGTGGTGTGCACCGGCAACATCTGTCGCAGCCCGGTGGCTGCGGCAATGCTGCGCCGACAGCGTCCCGAGCTTCAAGTGGAATCCGCGGGGCTAGGGGCGATGGTAGGTCAAGGAGTGGAGTCCACTGCCTTGCAGCTAGCACAGGCCGATGGACTTGACCTTAAAACCCATCGAGCACGCCAGCTAGAGGGCCGGATGCTGACTGACGCAGATCTGATCCTGGTCATGAGCGATGGCCAACGGCGTGAACTTGGCAGCCGCTGGCCAGAGATGCTGGGAAAGACCATGCGCCTTGGGCAGTGGCTCGACGATGGTAAAGGGCGAGATATTTCCGACCCCTACCGCAAGAGCCGGGACGTCTTCGTACATGTTCACCAACTTTTGGCTAATGCAACAGAGGGATGGGCATCAAGGTTATGA
- a CDS encoding nucleoside-diphosphate sugar epimerase, which yields MAQLLKKLFSLPRRSKQAIQLLADSFLIVASFFTAMLLRLDSIRFLSDPAVWMALPVVVPVSLVIFMRLGFYRAIIRYMGLKAFQAVMAGVMGSALTLGVVSSVFNLPVPRSVPFIYIMLALMTIGGVRLALRLLYQRGQLRLKTRVLIYGAGAAGRQLAMSLRHGRNYEPVGFVDFAPKLQGTHVEGLRVYSPDDTTRIIDNYGVEKLLLAVPEATRTRRQQIIESIEPLSIPVQTIPDMADVVSGKAKFNELRDVAVEDLLGRDPVPPVPSLMGANITDKVVMVTGAGGSIGSELCRQILRQHPSKLLLVDVSEYSLYRIELDLKRISQAESLRSSVVPILASVRDGEHIEQLLVTFGVRTIYHAAAYKHVPMVEYNPCEGVLNNVFGTLAVAKAARAAEVDDMVLVSTDKAVRPTNVMGASKRMAELVCQAMAASRQTTRFTMVRFGNVLGSSGSVVPLFRKQIETGGPITVTHPEITRYFMTIPEAAQLVIQAGGMAKGGDVFVLDMGKPVRIAELAIRMVRLTGLEPFFPQSSGPPCSKSSRTKPDQYDGLAESSHKGDISIIFTGLRPGEKLYEELLVTEAVGKTSHPRIMTANEALLGWEELEPILLSLHDACICLDGDGVRQVLMEAPTEYHPQSDIIDHAAKTPSDASKASAALTRNYMPGYNTVGSMADIPTGWQTLRAR from the coding sequence ATGGCACAACTACTAAAAAAGCTGTTCAGCCTACCTCGGCGTAGTAAGCAGGCTATCCAGCTTCTGGCCGATTCTTTTCTAATCGTGGCCAGCTTCTTTACTGCAATGCTGTTACGGCTGGACTCCATACGCTTTCTTTCTGATCCGGCGGTGTGGATGGCGTTGCCTGTGGTGGTGCCTGTTAGCTTAGTCATATTTATGAGGTTAGGTTTTTACCGTGCCATTATTCGTTATATGGGGCTCAAGGCCTTCCAAGCGGTAATGGCCGGCGTTATGGGGTCTGCCTTGACGCTGGGTGTTGTGAGTAGTGTCTTCAACCTGCCGGTGCCGCGCTCTGTGCCCTTTATTTATATTATGCTGGCACTAATGACCATCGGCGGGGTGCGCCTTGCGCTGCGCTTGCTCTACCAGCGCGGACAGCTGCGTCTCAAGACGCGTGTACTTATCTATGGGGCCGGTGCCGCTGGTCGTCAGTTGGCGATGTCGCTGCGCCATGGTCGAAACTATGAGCCGGTGGGTTTCGTCGACTTTGCGCCTAAACTGCAAGGCACTCATGTCGAAGGACTGCGGGTGTATTCTCCGGATGACACCACCCGCATCATCGATAATTACGGTGTCGAGAAACTCCTGCTCGCCGTACCCGAAGCCACGCGTACCCGCCGCCAGCAAATCATCGAGTCGATTGAGCCGCTCTCGATTCCTGTTCAGACCATCCCTGACATGGCAGATGTCGTTTCCGGCAAGGCCAAATTCAATGAACTGCGCGACGTCGCGGTAGAAGACCTGCTGGGTCGTGATCCGGTGCCACCCGTGCCGTCGCTGATGGGGGCCAATATCACCGACAAAGTCGTGATGGTGACCGGGGCGGGTGGCTCGATTGGCAGTGAGTTATGCCGTCAGATCTTGCGCCAACATCCTAGCAAGCTGCTGCTGGTGGATGTGTCCGAGTACTCCCTCTACCGCATAGAGCTGGATCTCAAGCGTATCTCGCAGGCGGAATCGCTGAGGTCCAGTGTCGTCCCGATCCTCGCCTCAGTGCGCGATGGAGAGCATATCGAGCAGCTCTTGGTGACGTTTGGCGTACGCACTATCTATCACGCCGCTGCGTACAAGCACGTGCCAATGGTCGAGTACAACCCATGTGAAGGCGTGCTAAACAACGTCTTTGGGACGCTGGCAGTGGCCAAGGCAGCGCGTGCGGCGGAGGTCGACGACATGGTGCTGGTGTCTACCGACAAGGCAGTCCGGCCGACCAATGTGATGGGGGCCAGTAAGCGCATGGCAGAACTGGTATGCCAGGCGATGGCTGCGTCAAGGCAGACGACGCGCTTCACGATGGTGCGGTTTGGCAACGTGCTTGGCTCTTCCGGCTCTGTGGTGCCGCTGTTTCGCAAGCAAATCGAAACTGGCGGACCGATTACCGTCACTCATCCTGAGATTACCCGTTATTTCATGACCATCCCTGAAGCAGCACAGTTGGTGATACAAGCGGGTGGGATGGCCAAGGGTGGGGATGTTTTTGTTCTGGACATGGGAAAACCGGTACGCATTGCCGAATTGGCGATTCGCATGGTGCGCTTGACTGGCCTTGAGCCTTTTTTCCCACAGTCGAGCGGACCTCCGTGTTCCAAGTCTTCTAGAACGAAACCTGATCAATACGACGGGTTGGCAGAGAGTAGTCATAAGGGGGATATCTCAATCATTTTTACCGGACTGCGGCCTGGTGAAAAGCTCTATGAAGAGTTGCTGGTTACAGAGGCCGTGGGCAAGACCAGTCACCCGCGCATCATGACCGCCAATGAGGCGTTACTTGGTTGGGAGGAGTTAGAGCCGATTCTACTCTCGCTACATGACGCTTGCATTTGTCTAGATGGCGATGGCGTGCGCCAGGTATTAATGGAGGCACCCACGGAGTACCACCCCCAGAGCGACATCATCGATCACGCTGCAAAAACACCCAGCGATGCATCAAAAGCAAGCGCAGCGCTAACTCGCAATTACATGCCTGGTTATAACACGGTTGGATCAATGGCCGATATTCCCACTGGCTGGCAAACCCTGAGAGCTAGATGA
- a CDS encoding polysaccharide export protein Wza (required for the translocation of capsular polysaccharide through the outer membrane) produces MRTLIAPRYIMTLFALLTLGGCAIAPGGHMNYDTGDAPELSHLVDVQPITPQLIGALEQAERRVSPVPDELRGQLSDYEYKVGPGDVLSIVVYDHPELTIPAGAERSAAEAGNQVRGDGTIFYPFLGRINVAGKTSDEIRLQLTRGLSQFLTEPQIDVFVAAFNSQKVYVTGAVGGPGVVPITNVPMTIIDAISEVGGPTADAFWHDLTFIRDGQEERLSLYALLSEGDQRQNRLLRDGDIIHVPTAENQGIAMMGQLRSPGNLPMNRERLSLSDAISRAGGINEDTADASGIFVLRRQPEASEKLATVYQLDINDATAFALAGGFPLEPRDIVYVTTAPLARWNRVISLLLPSIGLPGDIGSSSRNLGDVL; encoded by the coding sequence ATGCGTACTCTAATCGCTCCACGCTATATCATGACGTTATTCGCGCTACTTACACTAGGGGGCTGCGCCATCGCTCCCGGTGGGCATATGAACTATGACACGGGGGATGCGCCAGAGCTCTCTCACCTCGTCGACGTTCAACCGATAACACCACAGTTGATCGGTGCACTTGAGCAAGCGGAGCGGCGTGTCAGCCCTGTGCCAGACGAACTGCGCGGCCAATTATCCGACTACGAGTACAAGGTTGGCCCTGGCGATGTACTCAGCATCGTGGTGTATGACCATCCCGAGTTGACGATACCCGCGGGGGCCGAGCGCAGCGCGGCAGAGGCCGGTAATCAGGTGCGTGGTGATGGCACCATCTTTTACCCTTTCCTGGGGCGGATCAATGTGGCAGGCAAAACCTCCGATGAGATTCGCCTGCAGTTGACTCGCGGGCTCTCCCAGTTCCTCACCGAGCCGCAGATCGATGTCTTCGTGGCGGCCTTCAACTCGCAGAAAGTCTATGTCACGGGGGCGGTAGGTGGCCCCGGTGTCGTGCCGATCACCAACGTACCCATGACCATCATCGATGCCATCAGCGAGGTTGGTGGGCCTACGGCAGATGCCTTCTGGCACGACCTCACCTTCATCCGCGATGGCCAGGAAGAGCGGCTGTCGCTTTATGCTCTACTCAGCGAGGGAGATCAGCGCCAGAATCGGCTGTTGAGAGATGGCGATATCATTCATGTACCCACTGCGGAGAATCAGGGCATTGCCATGATGGGGCAATTACGCTCGCCGGGTAACTTGCCAATGAACCGCGAGCGACTGTCGCTTTCAGACGCGATCTCACGCGCGGGTGGCATCAACGAAGACACTGCCGATGCGTCGGGTATTTTCGTGCTGCGCCGCCAGCCCGAGGCCAGTGAAAAACTGGCCACGGTCTATCAGCTCGATATAAACGACGCCACTGCCTTCGCGTTAGCCGGAGGCTTCCCGCTCGAGCCCCGCGATATCGTCTACGTTACCACGGCGCCGCTAGCGCGCTGGAACCGCGTGATCAGTCTGCTGCTGCCCTCCATCGGGTTGCCGGGGGATATCGGTAGCTCCAGTCGAAACCTGGGAGACGTGCTCTAA
- a CDS encoding capsular biosynthesis protein CpsI produces the protein MKVLVTGSAGFIGFHTVKRLLERGDSVVGFDSVNDYYDPNIKEARLAILEETAARTASDYHFVRDNLANQQAVDACFKDHAIDRVIHLAAQAGVRYSLENPHSYVESNVVAFTNILEACRYAKVEHLTYASTSSVYGANTRMPFSEHDGANHPLQFYAATKKANEMMAHSYSHLFGLPTTGLRFFTVYGPWGRPDMALFKFTKNILADEPIPVFNHGNHTRDFTYVDDIVEGVIRASDQIAEPNPDWDSSQPDPATSNAPYRLFNIGNNDPVKLSAYIEAIEAALDKPAKRDLLPLQLGDVPDTYADSSELEMAVDYKPATPVAEGVANFVAWYRDFYQV, from the coding sequence ATGAAAGTACTCGTAACGGGTAGTGCCGGTTTCATCGGTTTCCATACCGTCAAGCGCCTGCTCGAGCGTGGCGATAGCGTAGTGGGGTTCGATAGCGTCAATGACTACTATGACCCAAATATCAAGGAGGCGCGGCTAGCGATACTCGAGGAAACTGCCGCACGCACCGCAAGCGACTATCATTTCGTGCGCGATAACCTTGCCAACCAGCAAGCGGTTGACGCCTGCTTCAAGGATCACGCAATCGATCGCGTGATCCACCTGGCCGCACAGGCGGGAGTGCGCTACTCCTTGGAAAATCCCCACAGCTATGTAGAGAGTAACGTGGTGGCCTTCACCAATATTCTGGAGGCTTGCCGCTATGCCAAGGTGGAACACCTCACCTATGCCAGCACCAGCAGTGTCTACGGCGCCAACACCAGGATGCCGTTTTCCGAGCATGACGGTGCCAACCACCCCCTGCAGTTCTATGCTGCGACCAAGAAAGCCAACGAGATGATGGCGCACAGCTATAGTCATCTGTTCGGTTTGCCTACCACCGGGCTGCGCTTCTTCACGGTATATGGACCCTGGGGCCGGCCGGACATGGCGCTGTTCAAGTTCACCAAGAACATCCTGGCCGACGAGCCGATCCCGGTGTTCAACCATGGCAACCACACCCGCGACTTTACTTACGTGGACGACATCGTCGAGGGAGTGATTCGCGCCAGCGACCAGATCGCCGAGCCCAACCCCGACTGGGACAGCAGCCAGCCGGACCCCGCGACCAGCAATGCGCCGTATCGGTTATTCAACATCGGCAACAACGATCCAGTGAAGCTGAGTGCATATATCGAGGCGATCGAAGCGGCACTGGACAAGCCGGCCAAGCGCGACTTGCTGCCCCTGCAACTGGGGGATGTGCCCGATACCTACGCCGACAGCAGCGAACTCGAGATGGCGGTCGATTACAAGCCTGCAACGCCCGTGGCGGAAGGGGTGGCGAACTTCGTGGCCTGGTATCGCGACTTCTATCAGGTGTGA
- a CDS encoding tyrosine-protein kinase (Wzc; catalyzes the autophosphorylation on tyrosine residues which downregulates the biosynthesis of colonic acid (an extracellular polysaccharide)) → MADKSVTQAPPEETIDLGRMIGVLFDHKWLIIFITGLFAAVGIIHGMLATPIYQSDALVQVERRSSVSPLGDVANIIGMEGLNTPAELEILQSRMVLGQVVDRLGQDVIIRPVEVPVIGNFVLRRNVPRPPFMEGQPHIWGNESIDVPRFELAERRRGQQILVERIIDDRYRVLVNGEAVGNGDIGEPTVFLDGDLELTIDAFDAAVGARFQLLRQHRNSAIGSIGGRLQVIEAGGRGTPTGMLRMTMVGPDTQEITRTLDAVAETFLTQNVERQSAQAQQSLEFLEQQAPELREQLVGAEQSLNEYRANLDSVDLSSEAQAAIQRYIELDTRLNELEFQEAELAQRYTPSHPSYQALLRQKSQIERDRVELNARVNELPAAQQEVVRRTRDVEVTQAIYVNVLNKMQELQVARAGTIGNIRIIDRAAISGQVSPNKTQTTVLATLLGLILVVGGVLLRELLRRGVDSPEQIESAGLPVYATIPLSTAQNKLARRVKRNRRKPAQDIVVGVLADREPSDLALEALRGLRTSLHFAMLEGRNNRLMITGPSPGVGKSFVSINLGAVTAQAGKRVLIIDADLRKGHIHHAFGKKSENGLADFLAGQIPLDDIIQPTGMDNYRVVTRGTAPPNPSELLMQPRFAEAMQTLSQQFDLIIVDTPPVLAVTDASVVGKQCDTTLLVARFETNPVREIMAAKRRLEGTGVIVQGAILNAMERKASTASGHYGYYFYNYR, encoded by the coding sequence ATGGCTGATAAATCTGTGACCCAAGCCCCACCCGAGGAAACTATCGACCTAGGCCGTATGATCGGTGTCCTATTCGATCATAAGTGGTTGATCATTTTCATCACCGGCTTGTTTGCTGCAGTCGGTATCATTCATGGCATGCTAGCAACGCCGATTTACCAATCGGATGCACTGGTTCAGGTCGAGCGGCGTTCGAGCGTGAGTCCGTTAGGTGACGTGGCCAACATCATTGGTATGGAAGGGCTGAACACGCCGGCCGAGCTGGAAATATTGCAGTCGCGCATGGTGCTCGGGCAAGTCGTGGACCGGCTTGGCCAGGATGTTATTATTCGTCCAGTCGAAGTGCCGGTCATCGGCAATTTTGTGTTGCGTCGCAATGTTCCACGCCCACCTTTCATGGAAGGACAGCCACACATATGGGGTAACGAAAGTATTGATGTGCCGCGCTTCGAGTTGGCCGAACGGCGCCGGGGGCAGCAGATTCTGGTCGAGCGGATCATCGACGACCGCTATCGGGTGCTGGTCAACGGGGAGGCAGTCGGCAATGGTGACATTGGCGAGCCAACGGTCTTCCTGGATGGCGATCTGGAATTGACCATCGACGCTTTCGATGCCGCCGTCGGTGCACGCTTTCAACTGCTGAGGCAGCATCGCAACTCTGCCATCGGCTCCATCGGCGGCCGTCTGCAGGTCATCGAGGCAGGAGGGCGGGGCACGCCGACTGGCATGCTACGCATGACCATGGTCGGCCCGGATACTCAAGAGATCACTCGCACACTCGATGCCGTCGCAGAAACCTTCCTGACCCAGAACGTCGAGCGCCAGTCTGCACAGGCCCAGCAGAGCTTGGAATTTCTTGAGCAGCAGGCCCCGGAACTGCGCGAGCAACTGGTAGGCGCCGAGCAGAGCCTCAACGAGTACCGGGCGAACCTGGATAGCGTAGACCTGAGTAGCGAAGCCCAAGCGGCGATTCAGCGCTACATCGAGCTCGATACGCGTCTCAACGAGCTCGAGTTTCAGGAAGCCGAGCTGGCGCAGCGTTACACCCCTAGTCACCCTAGCTACCAGGCGCTTTTGCGGCAGAAGAGTCAGATCGAACGGGATCGCGTCGAGCTCAATGCTCGCGTCAATGAGCTACCGGCCGCCCAGCAGGAAGTCGTGCGACGCACTCGCGATGTTGAGGTGACTCAAGCGATTTACGTCAATGTGCTCAACAAGATGCAGGAGCTGCAGGTCGCTAGGGCCGGCACGATCGGTAATATTCGCATCATCGACCGTGCCGCTATTTCCGGGCAGGTGTCGCCGAACAAGACCCAAACCACCGTATTGGCGACGCTGCTTGGCCTGATTCTGGTGGTAGGCGGTGTCCTGCTGCGCGAGCTGCTGCGCCGTGGCGTGGACTCTCCTGAGCAGATCGAGTCTGCCGGCCTGCCGGTATATGCCACCATTCCGCTCTCGACGGCGCAGAACAAGCTGGCCCGTCGGGTCAAGCGTAACCGCCGCAAGCCCGCTCAGGATATCGTGGTGGGGGTGCTGGCGGATCGTGAGCCCTCCGACCTGGCATTGGAAGCACTACGCGGCCTGCGAACCAGTCTGCACTTTGCCATGCTCGAAGGGCGTAATAATCGCCTGATGATCACCGGCCCAAGCCCCGGGGTTGGCAAGAGCTTCGTCAGTATCAACCTGGGGGCCGTTACCGCTCAGGCGGGCAAGCGGGTGCTGATCATCGATGCCGACCTGCGCAAAGGCCACATTCACCACGCCTTCGGCAAGAAAAGTGAGAACGGCCTGGCGGACTTCCTGGCCGGGCAGATACCGCTGGATGACATCATCCAGCCTACCGGCATGGATAACTACAGGGTGGTAACGCGGGGCACTGCGCCGCCCAATCCTTCGGAACTGCTCATGCAGCCGCGCTTCGCCGAGGCAATGCAAACCCTCAGCCAGCAGTTCGACTTGATCATCGTTGATACCCCACCGGTACTTGCCGTAACCGATGCCAGCGTGGTCGGCAAGCAGTGCGATACCACACTGCTGGTGGCCCGCTTCGAGACTAACCCGGTGCGCGAGATCATGGCGGCCAAGCGGCGTCTGGAAGGGACTGGAGTGATAGTACAGGGAGCCATCTTGAATGCCATGGAGCGCAAGGCATCGACGGCCTCGGGGCATTATGGCTATTACTTCTATAATTATCGTTAA
- a CDS encoding UDP-glucose 6-dehydrogenase produces MNVTVFGTGYVGLVQGVILADVGHHVVCVDVDAEKVERLIQGQIPIYEPGLEPLVRENYAAGRLELTTDAEAGVKHGQVQFIAVGTPPDEDGAADLQYVLAVAATIAEHMQRDLIIIDKSTVPVGTADKVKAKVAEVLAKRDRSDLGFEVVSNPGFLKEGSAVADCQKPDRIIIGTEDASTIDVMRELYAPFNRNHDKIIVMDVRSAELTKYAANCMLATKISFMNEMANLAERLGADIEMVRRGIGSDPRIGYHFIYPGVSYGGSCFPKDVQALIRTAGDIDFDAKVLKAVEARNQDQKTTLFAKIDRHFNGELGDKTFAVWGLSFKPNTDDMREAPSRVLMEALWKAGAKVQAYDPEAMEETQRLFGPRDDLTLCGTKEAALKGADALAIVTEWQSFRAPDLELIKFQPSEPMVFDGRNMF; encoded by the coding sequence ATGAACGTTACGGTGTTTGGAACGGGGTATGTCGGCCTTGTACAGGGAGTCATCCTGGCCGATGTGGGCCACCATGTGGTGTGCGTCGATGTGGATGCCGAGAAGGTCGAGCGGCTGATCCAAGGCCAGATCCCGATCTATGAGCCGGGGCTGGAACCGCTGGTGCGCGAGAACTATGCCGCGGGCCGGCTAGAGTTGACCACAGATGCCGAGGCGGGGGTCAAGCACGGCCAGGTGCAGTTCATTGCCGTCGGTACGCCTCCTGACGAAGATGGCGCTGCCGATCTCCAGTACGTACTCGCAGTAGCAGCAACCATTGCCGAACACATGCAGCGCGACCTGATCATTATCGACAAGTCGACGGTGCCCGTGGGTACCGCCGACAAGGTGAAAGCCAAGGTCGCGGAGGTGCTCGCCAAGCGTGATCGAAGTGACCTCGGATTCGAAGTCGTCTCCAACCCGGGGTTTCTCAAAGAGGGCAGCGCCGTCGCCGACTGTCAGAAACCCGACCGAATCATCATCGGCACCGAGGACGCATCCACCATCGACGTGATGCGCGAGCTTTATGCGCCGTTCAATCGCAACCACGACAAGATCATCGTCATGGATGTGCGCAGCGCGGAGCTTACCAAGTATGCCGCCAACTGCATGCTCGCCACCAAGATCAGCTTCATGAATGAGATGGCCAACCTGGCTGAGCGGCTTGGGGCCGATATCGAGATGGTTCGCCGGGGTATTGGCTCCGACCCGCGCATCGGTTATCACTTCATCTACCCCGGGGTGAGCTATGGAGGCTCATGCTTCCCCAAGGACGTACAGGCACTGATTCGTACTGCCGGAGACATCGACTTCGATGCCAAGGTGCTCAAAGCCGTAGAGGCCCGTAATCAGGATCAGAAGACTACGCTCTTCGCGAAGATCGACCGACACTTCAACGGCGAGCTCGGCGACAAGACCTTTGCCGTGTGGGGCCTGTCTTTCAAGCCGAACACCGATGATATGCGCGAGGCACCAAGCCGCGTGCTGATGGAAGCCCTATGGAAGGCCGGTGCCAAGGTCCAGGCATACGATCCTGAAGCCATGGAAGAGACGCAGCGTCTCTTTGGGCCGCGCGACGACCTGACGCTGTGTGGCACCAAGGAAGCGGCTCTGAAGGGCGCCGATGCGCTGGCCATTGTCACCGAGTGGCAGAGCTTTCGCGCACCTGACTTGGAGCTCATCAAATTTCAGCCCAGTGAGCCAATGGTGTTTGATGGGCGCAACATGTTCTAG
- a CDS encoding leucine--tRNA ligase, producing MDAQYTPFEIERDAQQYWDKNQCFKAVEDANREKFYCLSMFPYPSGKLHMGHVRNYTIGDVVSRFQRMQGKNVMQPMGWDAFGMPAENAAIKNQVPPAEWTYANIDYMRNQLKALGFAYDWNREFATCDSDYYRWEQWFFTKLLDKGLVYKKMSTVNWDPVDQTVLANEQVIDGCGWRSGAPVERKEIPLWFLKITDYADELLADLDKVEWPEQVKTMQRNWIGKSRGVEMSFDIKRADGSPDEPVSVYTTRPDTLMGVTYLAVAAGHPLAKAASADNAELAAFCEECAQGGTSEAALATKDKKGMPTGHVAVHPLSGREVPVYVANFVLMEFGTGAVMAVPGHDQRDWEFATKYALPIEAVIADQHGQAPDLSEGAYVEYGRVINSGEFDGLDFEAAFDAIATRLESLGRGEVKTNFRLRDWGVARQRYWGAPIPVKYGPEGQTVPLTDDELPVALPMEVTVDASGSPLKKMPAFSDLGDGWVRETDTFDTFMESSWYYARFCCADNHDAMLDERANYWLPVDLYIGGIEHAILHLLYARFFHKLMRDFGLVDSDEPFQQLLTQGMVIAETYYRLEANGAKSWFNPADVEVKRDDKGRPISAVLIEDGQPVEMGGIEKMSKSKNNGVDPQSMIDRFGADTVRLFMMFAAPPEQSLEWSDSGVEGAHRFLKRLWRLANEHLAAGTPGQLDTSALSDAQRDLRRKTHETIKKASDDIGRRTTFNTAIAAVMELTNALGRFHHEGEAASPEDLAVAREAVEAGVLLLAPITPHVCHALWEALGHAEPVIDAAWPVLDESALARDTIELVVQVNGKLRARLEVPADADKASIEAQALAAENVQRHTEGKSVRKVIVVPGKLVNIVVG from the coding sequence ATGGACGCACAGTACACGCCCTTTGAGATCGAACGCGACGCCCAGCAGTACTGGGACAAGAACCAGTGCTTCAAGGCGGTAGAAGATGCCAACCGCGAGAAATTCTACTGCCTGTCGATGTTCCCCTACCCCAGCGGCAAGCTGCACATGGGGCATGTGCGCAACTACACCATCGGCGACGTGGTCTCGCGCTTCCAGCGCATGCAGGGCAAGAACGTCATGCAGCCGATGGGCTGGGACGCCTTCGGCATGCCGGCGGAGAACGCCGCGATCAAGAATCAGGTGCCGCCCGCCGAGTGGACCTACGCCAACATCGACTACATGCGTAACCAGCTCAAGGCGCTGGGCTTCGCCTACGACTGGAACCGAGAGTTCGCCACCTGCGACAGCGACTACTACCGCTGGGAGCAGTGGTTCTTCACCAAGCTGCTCGACAAGGGGCTGGTCTATAAGAAGATGTCGACGGTCAACTGGGATCCGGTCGACCAGACCGTGCTGGCCAACGAGCAGGTGATCGACGGCTGCGGCTGGCGCTCCGGCGCGCCGGTCGAGCGCAAGGAGATCCCGCTGTGGTTCCTCAAGATCACCGACTACGCCGATGAGCTGCTCGCCGACCTCGACAAGGTCGAGTGGCCCGAGCAGGTCAAGACCATGCAGCGCAACTGGATCGGCAAGTCGCGCGGCGTCGAGATGTCCTTCGACATCAAACGGGCCGATGGCAGCCCGGACGAACCGGTCAGCGTCTACACCACCCGCCCCGACACCCTGATGGGCGTGACCTACCTGGCCGTGGCCGCCGGCCACCCGCTGGCCAAGGCCGCCTCGGCGGACAATGCCGAGCTGGCGGCGTTCTGCGAGGAGTGCGCCCAGGGCGGCACCTCGGAGGCCGCGCTGGCCACCAAGGACAAGAAAGGCATGCCCACCGGGCATGTCGCCGTGCACCCGCTGAGCGGCCGCGAAGTGCCGGTCTATGTGGCCAACTTCGTGCTCATGGAGTTCGGCACCGGGGCGGTGATGGCGGTGCCCGGCCACGACCAGCGCGACTGGGAGTTCGCCACCAAGTACGCGCTGCCCATCGAGGCGGTGATCGCCGACCAGCATGGCCAGGCGCCGGACCTCTCCGAGGGTGCCTATGTGGAATATGGCCGAGTGATCAACTCCGGCGAATTCGACGGCCTCGACTTCGAGGCAGCCTTCGATGCCATCGCCACCAGGCTCGAGTCCCTCGGCCGTGGCGAGGTCAAGACCAACTTCCGCCTGCGCGACTGGGGCGTGGCCCGCCAGCGCTACTGGGGCGCACCGATCCCGGTCAAGTACGGCCCCGAAGGCCAGACCGTGCCGCTCACCGACGACGAGCTGCCGGTGGCACTGCCGATGGAAGTTACCGTCGATGCCTCGGGCTCGCCGCTCAAGAAGATGCCGGCGTTCTCCGATCTTGGCGACGGCTGGGTGCGCGAGACCGACACCTTCGATACCTTCATGGAGTCGTCGTGGTACTACGCGCGCTTCTGCTGCGCCGACAATCATGACGCGATGCTCGACGAGCGCGCCAACTACTGGCTGCCCGTCGACCTCTATATTGGTGGCATCGAGCACGCCATCCTGCACCTGCTCTATGCGCGTTTCTTCCACAAGCTGATGCGCGACTTCGGCCTGGTCGACAGCGACGAGCCCTTCCAGCAGCTGCTGACCCAGGGCATGGTGATCGCCGAGACCTACTACCGCCTCGAGGCCAACGGTGCCAAGAGCTGGTTCAACCCCGCCGATGTCGAGGTCAAGCGCGACGATAAGGGGCGCCCGATCAGCGCGGTGCTGATCGAGGACGGCCAGCCGGTGGAGATGGGCGGCATCGAAAAGATGTCCAAGTCGAAGAACAACGGCGTCGACCCGCAGTCGATGATCGACCGCTTCGGCGCCGACACCGTGCGCCTGTTCATGATGTTCGCCGCCCCGCCGGAGCAGTCGCTGGAGTGGTCCGACTCCGGTGTCGAGGGTGCTCACCGCTTCCTCAAGCGGCTCTGGCGCCTGGCCAACGAACATCTTGCCGCCGGTACGCCAGGCCAGCTGGACACCTCGGCGCTGAGTGACGCCCAGCGCGACCTGCGCCGCAAGACCCACGAGACGATCAAGAAGGCCAGCGACGACATCGGCCGGCGCACCACCTTCAATACCGCCATCGCCGCGGTAATGGAACTGACCAATGCGCTGGGCCGGTTCCACCACGAGGGTGAGGCAGCAAGCCCCGAGGATCTGGCCGTGGCGCGCGAAGCGGTAGAAGCCGGCGTGCTGCTGCTGGCGCCGATCACCCCGCACGTCTGCCATGCGCTGTGGGAAGCGCTGGGCCATGCCGAGCCGGTGATCGACGCCGCCTGGCCGGTGCTGGATGAATCCGCCCTGGCTCGCGACACTATCGAGCTGGTGGTGCAGGTCAATGGTAAGCTGCGCGCGCGCCTCGAGGTGCCGGCCGATGCCGACAAGGCCAGCATCGAAGCCCAGGCGCTGGCTGCCGAGAACGTTCAGCGCCATACCGAGGGCAAGAGCGTGCGAAAGGTGATCGTGGTGCCGGGCAAGCTGGTCAATATCGTGGTCGGCTGA